The following proteins are co-located in the Silene latifolia isolate original U9 population chromosome 1, ASM4854445v1, whole genome shotgun sequence genome:
- the LOC141616492 gene encoding uncharacterized protein LOC141616492, with amino-acid sequence MANLEESRCDITIYEACDTLWLVKLRAFLILVMGKATGVQLTFTSPMATFDPEQVEAIEVSPQYNLHLTLVLDDHNMQNIAALMDGLLFILRPTTLTLSCTTYYVVKYLCENLRKEQLIRPCWMHQLEDFHVECPLNVPVTKKNLAAFPEECHTLITEHIRFKFHWCFN; translated from the exons ATGGCTAATCTTGAGGAGAGCCGCTGTGATATTACTATTTACGAGGCTTGTGATACATTGTGGTTAGTTAAGTTGAGAGCATTCCTTATACTCGTAATGGGAAAGGCAACCGGTGTTCAACTGACCTTTACATCGCCAATG GCAACATTTGATCCTGAGCAAGTAGAAGCAATCGAAGTTTCCCCGCAATACAATCTTCAtttaactctcgttcttgatgaTCACAACATGCAAAACATAGCTGCTCTTATGGATGGCCTGCTCTTCATCCTTCGTCCGACCACCTTGACTCTGAGTTGTACAACATATTATGTCGTCAAG TACTTGTGTGAAAATTTGCGCAAAGAGCAACTAATTCGTCCCTGTTGGATGCATCAATTAGAAGATTTCCATGTTGAGTGCCCGTTGAACGTTCCAGTTACAAAGAAGAACTTAGCGGCTTTTCCTGAGGAATGTCATACCCTCATCACAGAACATATTCGTTTCAAGTTTCATTGGTGTTTTAATTGA